Proteins found in one Aquibium microcysteis genomic segment:
- a CDS encoding glycosyltransferase, with protein MPDHLARALCGYFRQLREPDEILVADDGSGSATRRVVQDWSSRLPLRHVWQEKSGFGKCAVLNKAIGAACGDYLIFSDGDCIPEPAFLQVHASEAAPGQFLSGGAIRLGRAATERLRQEDVVDGRIFTPDWLARNGVRLRERLKLSGSGTLRRLINRASPTQPTFNGNNASAWRSDVVRVNGFDERMVYGGLDRDLGERLERVGVRGRSIRYAATLIHLDHPRSYKSSAGMAANLRIRTENRFLGRSWTPYGLQKGEDSGR; from the coding sequence ATGCCTGACCATCTGGCGCGCGCGCTGTGCGGGTATTTTCGTCAGCTTCGCGAGCCGGACGAGATACTCGTGGCCGATGACGGATCCGGATCCGCGACCAGACGGGTCGTCCAGGACTGGTCGAGCCGCCTCCCCCTGCGCCACGTCTGGCAGGAAAAGAGCGGCTTCGGGAAATGCGCCGTCCTCAACAAGGCGATCGGCGCGGCATGCGGCGACTATCTGATCTTCTCCGACGGCGACTGCATACCCGAGCCCGCCTTCCTCCAGGTCCATGCCTCGGAGGCGGCGCCGGGCCAGTTTCTCTCCGGGGGGGCGATCCGGCTCGGCCGCGCGGCGACCGAAAGGCTGCGGCAGGAGGACGTCGTCGATGGCCGGATCTTCACGCCGGACTGGCTCGCGCGGAACGGCGTCCGGCTGCGCGAGCGCCTGAAACTCTCCGGCAGCGGGACCCTGCGGCGACTCATCAACCGCGCCAGCCCGACGCAGCCGACCTTCAACGGCAACAATGCCTCAGCCTGGCGGTCCGATGTCGTGCGGGTGAACGGATTCGACGAGCGGATGGTCTACGGCGGACTGGACCGGGATCTGGGCGAGCGGCTGGAGCGCGTGGGCGTGAGGGGCCGGAGCATCCGCTACGCCGCCACCCTGATCCACCTCGATCACCCGCGCAGCTACAAGTCCTCCGCTGGAATGGCGGCCAATCTTCGGATACGGACGGAGAACAGGTTTCTGGGCAGAAGCTGGACACCTTACGGTCTCCAGAAGGGCGAGGATTCCGGCCGATGA
- a CDS encoding FAD-dependent monooxygenase: MERKTVDVAVIGAGPVGLAAAHLLRKLGISSIVLERNPSTSFHPRGHVVNARTMEIFRQIGVEAGIGNVSLPVRQHAGIGFMTSLAGEEIGVIWTRPGGKPTPQELGSSPSLKRSCPQDEVEPVLREALERDSPAGILRFGHEITQISRLDDAVRLRWTARDNREGEVEARFVIAADGARSFVREALGIGMSGGSMGQQIGVYFKADLSRWLRERPYLLWWIYNARTTGVFISLDGRTRWTYNFAYGQEESRSDFTTERCEAIIRAAVGADDVDIDIQSIMPWRMQARVADRFQVGNVFLAGDACHPLPPTGGQGMNTGVADVHNLVWKIGHVLSGSAPRELLSTYEPERLPVGAFNVEQSKRNAEKMARSGLAGMLANDENVSSKIEGPEGRAVRERLALEIPKQREHFDYPGQNLGVAYESAIIVGDGTPPVPLTIGTYTPSARPGSRAPHVWLTHGDRTLSSLDLFDYSGFTLLAGQDGRPWTDAFAAVTGRMGLRGAAYQIGAPGHPTPQDVGWLDLYGLTASGAVLVRPDGHVAWRSRVAVSDAVAELEEALSAALGFRVRPATAAPGSSEGID, translated from the coding sequence GTGGAGCGGAAGACGGTGGACGTTGCTGTGATCGGGGCCGGTCCCGTAGGGCTTGCTGCCGCACATCTTCTCAGGAAACTGGGAATCTCGAGTATTGTTCTCGAGCGCAATCCTTCGACGTCGTTTCACCCGCGCGGGCATGTCGTGAATGCCCGCACGATGGAGATCTTCCGGCAGATCGGCGTCGAAGCCGGGATTGGCAATGTCTCGCTTCCCGTCCGCCAGCATGCCGGGATCGGATTCATGACCAGCCTCGCCGGCGAAGAGATCGGTGTCATCTGGACACGGCCGGGCGGAAAGCCAACGCCGCAGGAACTGGGTTCGAGTCCGTCCCTGAAGAGATCGTGTCCGCAGGACGAAGTCGAACCCGTGCTGCGCGAGGCGCTGGAGCGGGATTCGCCGGCCGGCATACTGCGCTTCGGACATGAAATCACGCAGATCAGCCGCCTCGACGACGCCGTGCGGCTTCGCTGGACCGCGAGGGACAACCGTGAGGGCGAGGTGGAGGCAAGGTTCGTGATCGCAGCCGACGGAGCGCGCAGCTTTGTCAGGGAAGCCCTCGGCATCGGAATGTCCGGAGGCTCGATGGGGCAGCAGATCGGCGTCTACTTCAAGGCAGACCTCTCGCGCTGGCTGCGAGAGCGGCCCTACCTGTTGTGGTGGATCTACAATGCGAGGACGACCGGCGTGTTCATTTCCCTCGATGGGCGCACGCGGTGGACGTACAATTTCGCCTATGGACAGGAGGAATCCCGTTCGGATTTCACCACGGAGCGATGCGAGGCCATCATCCGCGCGGCTGTGGGCGCGGATGATGTCGACATCGACATCCAGAGCATCATGCCCTGGCGGATGCAGGCCCGCGTGGCCGACCGGTTCCAGGTCGGCAACGTATTTCTGGCCGGAGACGCCTGCCACCCGTTGCCGCCGACGGGCGGCCAGGGAATGAACACGGGAGTGGCGGACGTTCACAACCTGGTCTGGAAGATCGGCCATGTCCTCTCCGGATCGGCGCCGCGTGAACTTCTATCCACCTACGAGCCCGAACGGCTTCCGGTCGGCGCGTTCAATGTCGAGCAGAGTAAGCGCAATGCCGAAAAGATGGCTCGTTCTGGCCTCGCCGGGATGCTCGCCAACGACGAGAACGTCTCCAGCAAGATCGAAGGTCCCGAAGGCCGGGCCGTTCGGGAGCGCCTTGCCCTGGAGATACCCAAGCAGCGGGAGCATTTCGACTATCCCGGTCAGAACCTGGGCGTGGCCTACGAAAGCGCGATCATCGTCGGCGACGGGACGCCGCCTGTTCCCCTGACCATCGGGACGTACACGCCGTCCGCTCGTCCGGGCAGCCGCGCGCCGCATGTCTGGCTGACGCATGGCGACCGGACCTTGTCCTCGCTCGATCTCTTCGACTATTCCGGTTTCACCTTGCTCGCCGGCCAGGATGGGAGGCCTTGGACGGATGCCTTCGCAGCCGTCACCGGGCGGATGGGGCTGCGCGGGGCTGCCTACCAGATCGGCGCGCCGGGACATCCCACGCCGCAGGACGTCGGCTGGCTCGATCTCTACGGATTGACGGCGAGCGGCGCCGTACTCGTTCGCCCGGATGGCCATGTCGCCTGGCGGTCCCGGGTTGCCGTGTCGGACGCGGTCGCCGAACTCGAAGAAGCCTTGAGCGCGGCGCTCGGTTTCAGGGTCCGGCCCGCCACGGCGGCTCCGGGCTCGTCCGAAGGAATCGACTGA
- a CDS encoding TRAP transporter small permease yields MAPIRLRKTPAAVGLSVSWTTLQKLSSTTRLVCQIKEFDRVGRRCRLNSIDRGLRNATRWLALIGFAGLFLLALMTTLDVLMRWLFSAPLHGVNDVSAVVMGVVIACCIPANLAQRNNISVEIFGAMAGPRTSRALAAFSSLVVLVFIALMAWQFVPFTQGVYSSGRETWVLAWPVWPWWSVSTLLLIFAAIVQAANLTRDLAALFTGTGSGRTAAPDESDER; encoded by the coding sequence ATGGCACCGATCCGTCTGCGCAAGACACCGGCAGCCGTCGGCCTGTCCGTCAGTTGGACAACATTGCAAAAGCTGTCATCGACAACGCGGCTGGTCTGCCAGATCAAGGAATTCGATCGTGTCGGGAGGAGATGCCGGTTGAACTCGATTGATCGCGGGCTGCGCAATGCGACACGCTGGCTGGCCCTGATCGGCTTCGCCGGTCTCTTCCTGTTGGCACTCATGACTACCCTCGATGTCCTCATGCGGTGGTTGTTTTCCGCACCGCTGCATGGCGTGAACGACGTGAGCGCCGTCGTCATGGGCGTCGTGATCGCGTGCTGTATCCCCGCGAACCTCGCGCAGCGAAACAACATCTCGGTCGAGATTTTCGGCGCCATGGCTGGCCCGCGGACCTCCAGGGCTCTCGCTGCCTTCTCGAGTTTGGTGGTTCTGGTCTTCATCGCGCTTATGGCCTGGCAGTTCGTACCATTCACCCAGGGCGTCTATAGCAGCGGACGGGAAACCTGGGTGCTCGCATGGCCTGTCTGGCCGTGGTGGTCGGTATCGACGCTGCTGTTGATCTTCGCGGCAATCGTACAGGCGGCCAATCTGACCCGCGATCTCGCGGCGCTCTTCACCGGTACCGGGTCGGGACGGACTGCTGCGCCGGACGAGTCCGACGAACGCTGA
- a CDS encoding SDR family NAD(P)-dependent oxidoreductase, with product MKFQKSRRALVTGVGSADGIGMAIARALGDVGVEVAITSFSDRVFERQAELRGMGIDAPAFRADLADGDEVKSLRLHVGQVDILVNNAGMGTVAQPALQRRFVELSEDDWDRALSVSLRTAFLATRAFLPDMLAQAHGRIINIASVTGPLVSNVGESAYSAAKAGMMGMTRALALEAGPSGVTVNSVAPGWIATAASTQEELEAGRNTPVGRCGTPSEVAAAVEFLASDTASYVNGAMIVVDGGNILQERKGPA from the coding sequence ATGAAGTTCCAGAAATCACGACGTGCTCTCGTGACGGGTGTCGGGTCCGCCGACGGGATCGGGATGGCAATCGCCCGAGCCCTCGGCGACGTCGGTGTGGAGGTGGCGATCACGTCGTTTTCGGATCGGGTCTTCGAACGCCAGGCCGAACTTCGGGGGATGGGCATCGACGCTCCGGCCTTTCGCGCCGATCTTGCCGATGGAGACGAAGTGAAGTCTCTCCGTCTCCACGTCGGACAGGTCGACATCCTGGTCAACAATGCGGGCATGGGGACCGTCGCTCAGCCAGCCCTGCAGCGGAGGTTCGTCGAGCTTTCCGAGGACGACTGGGACCGCGCCCTCTCCGTGAGCCTCAGGACCGCTTTCCTGGCAACCAGAGCGTTCCTGCCCGACATGCTGGCGCAAGCCCACGGACGGATCATCAACATCGCTTCAGTCACCGGGCCTCTGGTGTCGAACGTCGGTGAGTCGGCCTACTCCGCAGCCAAGGCCGGCATGATGGGCATGACCCGCGCGCTTGCGCTCGAAGCGGGTCCATCCGGTGTCACGGTCAACTCCGTGGCTCCCGGCTGGATCGCGACTGCGGCTTCGACGCAGGAAGAGCTCGAGGCAGGTCGCAACACGCCCGTGGGCAGATGCGGCACGCCCAGCGAGGTCGCGGCAGCGGTGGAGTTTCTCGCTTCCGACACTGCAAGCTATGTCAATGGCGCCATGATCGTCGTCGACGGGGGCAATATCCTTCAGGAACGCAAGGGCCCGGCCTGA
- a CDS encoding SDR family NAD(P)-dependent oxidoreductase, whose translation MDLQEGGQENEDHSHSPESRPHLRGRMRLDVLRDRAARALDHGLRPQVPRGSVGARSTKRINPGRSREASLPKRTIFIAGGAGGMGLAIARKFGGCGDRIALADLAGPSLATAEAGLRSSGIQVHAIPFDIASPASCREAVADCRRWAGRVDVLVNAAGVWLEGPAESVLEPDWDRVLDVNLKGPFFLASACIPALTETSGVIINIASDAGLVGNKGASVYCASKGGLVLLTKALALELAESGIRVNAVCPADVATPMIEYQATTYGKGDPEGYKRALLAHYPQADRARFIRADEVASLVHYLCEDAAAPITGAALPIDFGVTSGY comes from the coding sequence TTGGACCTGCAGGAAGGCGGCCAGGAAAACGAGGACCATTCGCATTCGCCAGAAAGTCGTCCGCACCTTCGCGGCCGGATGCGACTTGACGTCCTTCGGGATCGCGCCGCGCGCGCGCTCGATCACGGGCTGCGACCGCAGGTCCCTCGAGGATCGGTCGGCGCACGCTCAACGAAACGTATCAATCCAGGTCGGTCCCGGGAGGCGAGCTTGCCCAAGAGAACCATCTTCATCGCAGGCGGCGCCGGCGGCATGGGCCTTGCGATCGCAAGGAAGTTCGGCGGATGCGGGGACCGGATCGCCCTGGCGGATCTGGCGGGTCCATCCCTGGCCACCGCGGAAGCCGGACTGCGGTCGTCGGGCATTCAGGTGCACGCCATACCCTTCGACATCGCCTCGCCCGCCAGTTGCCGGGAAGCCGTCGCCGACTGCCGCCGCTGGGCAGGCCGGGTGGACGTCCTGGTGAATGCAGCCGGTGTCTGGCTCGAAGGTCCCGCCGAGAGCGTTCTGGAGCCGGACTGGGATCGCGTGCTCGACGTGAACCTCAAAGGCCCGTTCTTCCTTGCTTCGGCCTGCATTCCGGCATTGACGGAGACCAGCGGAGTCATCATCAACATCGCCTCCGATGCGGGTCTCGTCGGCAACAAGGGCGCTTCGGTCTATTGTGCCTCGAAAGGTGGCCTGGTCCTGCTGACCAAGGCACTGGCTCTCGAACTGGCAGAGAGCGGCATCCGCGTGAACGCGGTCTGCCCGGCAGACGTCGCGACACCGATGATCGAGTACCAGGCAACTACCTATGGCAAAGGCGATCCGGAGGGCTACAAGCGGGCGCTCCTGGCGCATTATCCGCAAGCCGACCGGGCTCGCTTCATCAGGGCAGACGAGGTCGCAAGTCTCGTCCATTATCTGTGCGAGGACGCCGCCGCACCGATAACGGGCGCCGCCCTCCCCATCGATTTCGGCGTCACGTCAGGCTACTGA
- a CDS encoding fumarylacetoacetate hydrolase family protein, protein MRIASYLLPDGTRSYGLVQEDRLVDSGPRLRAEFADLRTLLAAGATKRLDTADGGEMGLGEVTLLPPVPNPDKIICIGLNYMSHIQETGRDKPEHPSVFTRYPSTLVGHGQPIVRPRVSDHFDFEGELAVVIGRSGRSIPRDETMNHVAGYTCLNDGSIRDYQRHTTQFWAGKNFDRSGATGPWLVTTDDIPDPAALSLQTRLNGEVMQQTKLSDLAFSIPELIAYLSIVTELLPGDIIATGTPSGVGAFRNPKVFMKPGDRIEVGISGIGVLANDVIDES, encoded by the coding sequence GTGCGCATAGCCTCATACCTGCTGCCGGACGGCACCAGATCATACGGACTGGTTCAGGAAGACCGGCTCGTCGACTCCGGGCCGCGACTGCGCGCCGAATTCGCCGACCTGCGTACCCTCCTGGCCGCTGGTGCAACGAAACGCCTCGATACAGCAGACGGCGGCGAGATGGGCCTGGGGGAGGTGACGCTACTGCCACCCGTTCCCAATCCGGACAAGATCATCTGCATCGGCCTCAACTACATGTCCCATATCCAGGAGACCGGGCGCGACAAGCCGGAACATCCGTCGGTCTTCACGCGCTATCCCTCGACGCTGGTGGGCCACGGGCAGCCGATCGTGCGGCCGAGGGTCTCGGACCACTTCGATTTCGAAGGCGAGCTGGCTGTCGTGATCGGAAGGTCCGGCCGGTCGATTCCGCGGGACGAGACGATGAACCACGTCGCCGGCTACACGTGCCTGAACGACGGATCGATACGCGACTACCAGCGGCATACCACCCAGTTCTGGGCCGGCAAGAACTTCGATCGGTCAGGCGCGACAGGCCCCTGGCTGGTGACGACCGACGACATTCCGGACCCGGCCGCCCTGTCGCTGCAAACGCGGCTGAACGGCGAGGTGATGCAGCAGACGAAGCTGTCCGACCTCGCCTTTTCGATACCGGAGCTGATCGCCTATCTCTCCATCGTCACCGAGCTTCTTCCAGGGGACATAATAGCCACCGGTACGCCAAGCGGCGTCGGCGCTTTCCGAAATCCCAAGGTCTTCATGAAACCGGGCGACCGCATCGAGGTCGGGATCTCCGGCATCGGCGTCCTGGCCAACGACGTCATCGACGAGAGCTGA
- a CDS encoding TRAP transporter large permease, with amino-acid sequence MDASTIALIGFVGMFVLIILHVPIGVAMAVVGVGGFAAIAGPGPALTLLATEPASTMSSLDLAVIPLFMLMGGLATAGGLARDIFSSAQALVGHRPGGLAATTIVASAGFGAVCGSGVATTATFGRVALPEMLERGYSKGSAAGSVAAGGTLGIIVPPSSIMVLYAVLAEQSVLKLFSAAIVPAILSVVLYLTAISIVARRNPSAMPRTERLPLRERIRALGKSWGAIALAIVVLGGIYSGVFTVNEAAAVGVVFAFFFALFRGRLNGGTFLHVLSEASVATVMIYVMVFGAMIFSYFVSVTGITGDIIGGIEHLSLPPVAVVFLLVIIYIVLGAIFDEVAAIVVTLPFVLPVILAMGYDAVWWGILNVSLVGIGMLTPPIGINVMLLRSMRTDIPLSVIYGGVTPYILADCARIAVLVLFPAVTLWLPGIM; translated from the coding sequence ATGGACGCTTCAACTATCGCATTGATCGGTTTCGTCGGCATGTTCGTGCTGATCATCCTGCACGTTCCCATCGGCGTCGCGATGGCAGTCGTCGGGGTGGGGGGCTTCGCAGCGATCGCAGGCCCGGGACCTGCGCTCACTCTGCTGGCGACCGAGCCCGCTTCGACGATGTCGAGCCTCGATCTGGCTGTCATCCCGCTCTTCATGCTGATGGGCGGTCTCGCGACCGCAGGAGGTCTGGCGCGCGACATCTTCTCGTCCGCCCAGGCGCTGGTTGGTCACCGGCCGGGAGGACTGGCGGCGACGACGATTGTGGCGAGCGCGGGCTTCGGCGCAGTGTGCGGATCGGGCGTGGCGACGACTGCGACCTTCGGCCGGGTCGCTCTGCCGGAAATGCTGGAGCGCGGCTATTCGAAGGGAAGCGCTGCTGGATCGGTTGCCGCCGGGGGTACGCTCGGTATCATCGTTCCACCCTCCAGCATCATGGTGCTCTATGCAGTGCTGGCCGAGCAGTCGGTACTGAAACTGTTTTCGGCGGCGATCGTACCGGCAATCCTGTCTGTTGTTCTCTATCTCACGGCGATCTCGATCGTGGCGCGAAGAAATCCTTCGGCCATGCCCCGCACGGAACGGCTCCCTCTTCGAGAGAGGATCAGGGCGCTCGGCAAGTCCTGGGGAGCCATCGCACTCGCGATCGTGGTCCTCGGCGGCATCTATTCGGGTGTCTTCACGGTCAACGAGGCTGCGGCGGTTGGCGTGGTCTTTGCCTTCTTCTTCGCCCTGTTCAGGGGACGGCTCAACGGCGGGACCTTCCTTCACGTCCTGTCGGAAGCCAGCGTAGCGACGGTCATGATCTACGTGATGGTATTCGGCGCGATGATCTTTTCATATTTCGTAAGCGTAACGGGCATCACGGGCGACATCATCGGAGGCATCGAGCATCTGAGTCTCCCCCCGGTGGCCGTCGTTTTTCTTCTCGTCATCATCTACATCGTCCTCGGCGCCATTTTCGACGAGGTTGCGGCAATCGTGGTGACGCTGCCCTTCGTTCTCCCAGTCATCCTGGCGATGGGATACGACGCAGTCTGGTGGGGAATCCTCAACGTCTCGCTTGTCGGCATCGGCATGCTGACGCCGCCGATCGGCATCAACGTCATGCTACTCCGATCCATGCGGACCGACATCCCGCTTTCAGTGATTTACGGGGGGGTCACGCCCTACATTCTGGCAGACTGCGCCAGAATCGCGGTTCTGGTCCTCTTCCCCGCGGTCACGCTCTGGCTTCCAGGCATCATGTGA
- a CDS encoding glutathione S-transferase family protein yields MSEKSCCAWTNDWRSMMKLYYSPGACSIGIHFLLEELAVPYEAVRIAIKDGEQFKPDYVGLNPKSKVPALARDDGSVLTEFAAIAHWLAHSFPEKGLAPSGLENAVRAIEIMDYAVATIHMQGFSRLFRPAKFAPSETDHVWVRDTGREIVTKAFGVVSQSLGGNRFILGDRLSMADSSLFYVLFWAVDRQKLDLPRNVADYYARLRDRPSSRKVFHDEGIVFA; encoded by the coding sequence ATGTCGGAAAAATCATGCTGCGCGTGGACCAATGATTGGAGGTCAATGATGAAGCTTTACTACTCGCCCGGCGCCTGCTCGATCGGGATACACTTCCTGCTCGAAGAGCTCGCGGTTCCCTATGAAGCCGTCCGGATCGCCATCAAGGATGGGGAACAGTTCAAGCCGGACTACGTCGGCTTGAATCCGAAGTCCAAGGTGCCCGCGCTCGCGCGGGACGACGGAAGCGTCCTGACGGAGTTCGCGGCCATCGCCCACTGGCTCGCGCACTCGTTCCCGGAAAAGGGCCTGGCCCCGTCCGGTCTGGAGAACGCGGTGCGTGCGATCGAGATCATGGATTACGCCGTGGCGACGATCCACATGCAGGGGTTCTCGCGGCTTTTCCGGCCCGCGAAGTTCGCTCCGAGCGAAACCGACCACGTATGGGTTCGGGACACGGGCCGGGAGATCGTGACGAAGGCCTTCGGCGTCGTCTCCCAAAGCCTCGGGGGCAACCGCTTCATCCTTGGCGATCGATTGTCCATGGCCGACAGCAGTCTGTTTTACGTGCTCTTCTGGGCAGTGGACCGGCAGAAACTCGATCTGCCGCGGAACGTGGCCGACTATTACGCGCGCCTGCGTGATCGGCCCTCCTCCCGGAAGGTCTTTCACGACGAGGGCATCGTCTTCGCCTGA
- a CDS encoding NAD(P)H-quinone oxidoreductase, with the protein MQLPARQTAIVIEEAGGPEVLKPADMAVPVPTAGQVVIRVGAAGVNRHDVHQRAAGRHSDGLAIPGLEVCGTVVALGDGVARPAIGERVMALVQGGGYGQYVAAHSALTLPAREEFSDVEAAALPEALFTTWWNFFGLMALQKHEFALIHGGTSGVGHLALQAMSALGYKVLATAGSERKVEAALRFGALAAFSYSADDLAELVMTATDGRGISALLDMSAGAHIRQDLEMMAPDGWIAHLSGGGGADLQVPLRTIMAKRIKLTGSLLRPLSMERKAIVAAGLTKDVLPLLGTRVRPVIAAVFDLAQAGEAHRMMEAGTHVGKIMLRVDQ; encoded by the coding sequence ATGCAGCTTCCCGCAAGACAGACCGCGATCGTGATCGAAGAAGCCGGCGGGCCGGAAGTCCTGAAGCCTGCAGACATGGCGGTGCCGGTGCCCACCGCAGGCCAGGTGGTCATCCGCGTGGGGGCCGCCGGCGTCAACAGGCACGACGTGCATCAGCGCGCTGCGGGCCGGCACAGCGATGGTCTGGCTATTCCGGGCCTCGAGGTGTGCGGAACGGTGGTCGCCCTTGGCGACGGGGTTGCGAGGCCCGCCATCGGCGAGCGTGTGATGGCGCTGGTTCAGGGCGGAGGGTACGGCCAGTATGTGGCCGCGCACAGCGCCCTGACCCTGCCGGCTCGGGAGGAGTTTTCCGATGTGGAGGCGGCGGCGCTTCCGGAGGCCTTGTTTACGACCTGGTGGAACTTCTTCGGCCTGATGGCGCTTCAGAAGCACGAGTTCGCGCTGATCCACGGCGGTACCAGCGGCGTGGGACATCTGGCACTCCAGGCAATGTCCGCGCTCGGCTACAAGGTGCTGGCAACCGCCGGTTCCGAGCGGAAGGTGGAAGCCGCGCTGCGTTTCGGTGCGCTGGCGGCCTTTTCCTACTCCGCAGACGATCTCGCTGAACTCGTCATGACGGCGACGGATGGCCGCGGCATCTCCGCCCTCCTCGACATGTCTGCCGGCGCGCATATCCGCCAGGATCTGGAGATGATGGCGCCGGACGGGTGGATCGCGCATCTGTCGGGCGGCGGCGGCGCGGATCTCCAGGTACCGCTGAGGACCATCATGGCCAAGCGGATCAAGCTGACGGGTTCGCTCCTGAGACCCCTGTCCATGGAGCGAAAGGCGATCGTCGCCGCCGGCCTGACGAAGGACGTTCTACCGCTCCTCGGAACGAGGGTTCGTCCGGTCATCGCCGCCGTTTTCGACCTTGCCCAGGCGGGCGAAGCGCACCGGATGATGGAAGCCGGGACACATGTCGGAAAAATCATGCTGCGCGTGGACCAATGA
- a CDS encoding VOC family protein: MLTSLGYIGINSSKTSDWEGFATNLLGMQKVDGCGSSRLFRMDDRKQRLVVTGEGNEGLAFMGWEVASPDDLDALAGRLENAGIEVTQHGGGLADQRHVARLISLQDPDGNRLEVFCGPEVASDPFVPGRPISGFKTGALGMGHAVLHVEKVDRLLAFYRDLLGFQVTDYGLTPYPLYFFHINGRHHSFAMVGSGRKGIHHFMVELQSLDDVGQGYDIAQQEQDRIAYTLGRHSNDHMLSFYSRTPSDFFVEYGWGAQVIDPKIWQPFETHEGPSTWGHERVHLPEDSEVRRRMREMRFKTARDGFRAADPVPNCAWLDSVVHRE, translated from the coding sequence ATGCTGACCTCACTTGGTTACATCGGGATCAATTCGTCCAAGACCTCCGACTGGGAAGGATTCGCCACCAACCTGCTCGGCATGCAGAAGGTCGATGGCTGCGGATCGTCCCGCCTGTTCCGCATGGACGACCGCAAGCAGCGCCTCGTCGTCACGGGCGAGGGAAACGAGGGGCTGGCTTTCATGGGGTGGGAAGTTGCCTCCCCCGACGATCTCGATGCCCTCGCTGGACGGCTCGAAAATGCAGGGATCGAGGTAACGCAGCATGGCGGAGGCCTCGCGGATCAGCGCCATGTCGCGCGGCTGATCTCGTTGCAGGATCCTGACGGAAACCGCCTCGAGGTCTTTTGTGGCCCGGAGGTCGCGAGCGACCCGTTCGTTCCCGGTCGGCCAATTTCCGGCTTCAAGACCGGAGCGCTTGGCATGGGTCATGCCGTCCTGCATGTGGAAAAGGTCGACCGGCTCCTGGCCTTTTACCGCGATCTCCTCGGGTTCCAGGTGACGGACTACGGCCTGACGCCGTACCCCCTCTACTTCTTCCACATCAACGGGCGCCATCACAGCTTCGCGATGGTGGGATCGGGAAGGAAGGGCATTCACCACTTCATGGTCGAACTGCAGTCCCTGGACGATGTCGGACAAGGATACGACATCGCGCAGCAGGAACAGGATCGGATCGCCTATACGCTCGGCCGTCACTCCAACGACCACATGCTGAGCTTCTACTCCCGAACGCCCTCGGACTTCTTCGTCGAATACGGATGGGGGGCGCAGGTGATCGACCCGAAGATCTGGCAGCCTTTCGAGACACATGAAGGACCCTCGACCTGGGGGCATGAGCGTGTGCATCTGCCGGAGGATTCCGAGGTGCGGCGCAGGATGCGGGAAATGCGGTTCAAGACCGCACGGGACGGCTTCCGCGCCGCAGATCCGGTGCCAAATTGCGCCTGGCTCGACAGCGTCGTTCACCGCGAATAG